A genomic segment from Methanoplanus limicola DSM 2279 encodes:
- a CDS encoding Coenzyme F420 hydrogenase/dehydrogenase, beta subunit C-terminal domain, translating to MVANGDMLLAWAKDAAYLEKGECGGAVTAILKNALETGLVDAVFAVEKGYDIYDAKPAFITNPEDIERLSGSLHCGTLLMPKLIKKFLDGAKNMKLAVTLKGCDAKALYELAKRQQINLDNIYTIGLNCGGSISPVAGRKMIEEKFGVSPDDVVKEEIDKGQFIIVTKDGEHKGIKIDELEEEGYGRRANCQRCKTKVPRQCDIACGNWGVPADKAGKATFIEVCSDKGAELINKVSGGIETAPTDPKFVAIRAKIEQAMYKLADKAREEQFAAMGEGQDRLSFIMKETSRCIKCYQCIENCPICYCVECSTKKPYLVTPGQVPPPFMFHMIRYVHVSDSCVNCGQCEELCAMDIPNALYMHALQVEMQEMFGYEPGVNLDLPVLALVEEPTERKRLSDTGDDQIFNIFN from the coding sequence ATGGTAGCAAATGGAGATATGTTACTTGCATGGGCAAAGGATGCCGCTTACCTTGAGAAAGGAGAGTGCGGCGGTGCAGTAACAGCAATACTTAAAAACGCCCTTGAAACCGGCCTTGTTGATGCAGTATTCGCAGTCGAGAAGGGCTACGATATTTACGATGCAAAACCTGCATTCATCACAAATCCGGAAGACATCGAGAGACTCAGCGGTTCACTTCACTGTGGTACCCTTCTGATGCCAAAACTGATCAAGAAGTTCCTTGACGGTGCAAAGAACATGAAGCTTGCAGTAACCCTGAAGGGTTGCGATGCAAAGGCACTCTATGAACTTGCAAAGAGGCAGCAGATCAATCTCGACAACATCTACACAATCGGTCTTAACTGCGGTGGTTCAATCAGTCCTGTTGCAGGAAGAAAGATGATTGAAGAGAAGTTCGGAGTCAGCCCGGACGATGTTGTAAAGGAAGAGATCGACAAAGGCCAGTTCATCATTGTTACAAAAGACGGTGAACACAAAGGCATAAAGATCGACGAACTTGAGGAAGAGGGATACGGACGCCGTGCAAACTGCCAGCGCTGTAAGACCAAGGTCCCGCGCCAGTGTGATATTGCATGCGGTAACTGGGGTGTACCAGCTGATAAAGCCGGCAAGGCAACATTCATCGAAGTATGCTCAGACAAAGGCGCTGAACTTATAAACAAAGTTTCAGGCGGAATTGAGACCGCACCAACGGATCCAAAATTCGTTGCAATCCGCGCCAAGATCGAGCAGGCAATGTACAAACTTGCAGATAAAGCAAGGGAAGAGCAGTTCGCAGCAATGGGCGAGGGCCAGGACCGCCTGAGCTTCATTATGAAAGAGACTTCACGCTGTATCAAATGCTACCAGTGCATTGAGAACTGTCCAATCTGTTACTGTGTTGAGTGCTCAACAAAGAAACCATACCTTGTAACACCCGGCCAGGTTCCACCTCCATTTATGTTCCATATGATCAGATATGTCCACGTATCAGATTCATGTGTCAACTGTGGTCAGTGCGAAGAGCTTTGTGCAATGGATATTCCAAATGCGCTCTACATGCACGCACTACAGGTTGAAATGCAGGAGATGTTTGGATATGAACCTGGTGTAAACCTTGATCTTCCGGTTCTTGCACTTGTTGAAGAACCAACAGAGAGA